Proteins found in one Maridesulfovibrio sp. genomic segment:
- the feoB gene encoding ferrous iron transport protein B, with protein MHKIERIAIAGVPNSGKTTLFNALTGARQKVGNWPGVTVEKIEGTFSLSGTKVELVDLPGTYNLSPDTEDQKVAERVIRSGEYDMIVNVVDATNLSRNLFLTMDLKERTDQIVVLLNMLDVAEGEGLDIDIDKLSKELDLPIIPVIAVDKKSVAKAVEELAEKSQNLPAHSSHPTRQEVMDTVKKYNHIDTIYNKVLKEKKDRSQNFTNKVDNIVMNKFAAIPVFLISMFLTFWFAIGLGSVFIDFFDIMAGLFFIDIPADLLGKIGAPEWLTVTLGGIGAGIQTVATFIPVVFFMFLALAILEDFGYMARVAVVADRFMRKIGLPGSAFIPMVVGFGCTVPAVMASRTLSSKRDRFMTIFMAPFMSCGARLPVYALFCVALFGAYSGLAVFLIYLSGLAMAIFTGFLLKKTLFKGVPSHFVMDLPLYHIPRVSAVFKSAWLRMRGFVKRAGVIVVTAVFILSMINSVGIDNGQFTFGNEDSQNSVLSIAGKAISPVFKPMGIKEENWPASVALFTGLFAKEAIVGTVNSLYSSMDSPSADLDPAAAVEEEGELDISGTVNEAFGTVWDGLVGVVTSVDLLGIGLIGEDSAAVSEEIGADVSVYKHLAANFTVYSAFAYLLFVLMYFPCLAVIGATRQEMGGFYSAVMAMYCTALGWSVATLFYQIAEGKNPIYLVLSVAILGGIYATLKYLGNKEVEEEPQLRPLNL; from the coding sequence ATGCATAAGATTGAGAGGATAGCCATCGCAGGGGTGCCAAACAGCGGTAAAACCACACTTTTCAACGCGCTGACAGGAGCCCGCCAGAAGGTAGGTAACTGGCCCGGAGTTACAGTTGAAAAAATTGAGGGTACATTTTCCCTTTCAGGTACCAAAGTAGAACTCGTGGATTTACCGGGAACATACAATCTCAGCCCGGATACCGAAGACCAGAAAGTAGCCGAAAGAGTTATTCGCAGCGGCGAGTACGACATGATCGTAAACGTGGTTGATGCTACAAACCTTTCCCGCAACCTCTTTCTGACTATGGACCTTAAGGAGCGTACCGATCAGATTGTCGTTCTACTCAACATGCTTGATGTAGCGGAAGGTGAGGGTCTTGATATTGATATTGATAAGCTCAGCAAAGAGCTTGATCTCCCTATTATCCCGGTGATTGCGGTCGATAAAAAATCAGTAGCCAAGGCTGTTGAGGAGCTTGCTGAAAAATCCCAGAATCTTCCTGCCCACAGCTCGCACCCCACCCGTCAGGAAGTGATGGATACGGTCAAGAAATACAACCACATCGACACCATATACAACAAGGTGCTGAAAGAAAAAAAGGACCGCAGCCAGAACTTCACCAACAAGGTGGATAACATCGTCATGAATAAATTCGCGGCGATTCCCGTCTTTTTGATTTCCATGTTCCTTACCTTCTGGTTCGCAATCGGTCTGGGATCTGTTTTTATCGACTTTTTTGATATTATGGCCGGGCTGTTTTTTATCGACATTCCCGCCGATCTGCTGGGTAAAATAGGCGCTCCGGAATGGCTCACCGTAACACTTGGCGGCATCGGGGCCGGAATCCAGACTGTTGCCACTTTTATACCGGTTGTATTTTTCATGTTCCTTGCTTTGGCCATCCTTGAAGATTTCGGATACATGGCCCGAGTTGCGGTTGTGGCCGACCGTTTCATGCGCAAGATAGGACTGCCGGGTTCCGCGTTTATCCCGATGGTTGTTGGCTTCGGCTGCACTGTCCCCGCTGTTATGGCCTCAAGAACCCTCTCCTCAAAGAGAGACCGTTTCATGACTATTTTCATGGCTCCGTTCATGTCCTGCGGTGCACGACTGCCTGTATACGCTCTCTTTTGCGTAGCTCTATTCGGCGCATATTCCGGTCTGGCGGTATTTCTGATTTACCTTTCCGGTCTGGCCATGGCTATCTTCACCGGTTTTCTGCTCAAAAAGACCCTCTTCAAGGGAGTTCCTTCACACTTTGTTATGGACCTGCCCCTCTACCACATTCCTAGAGTGAGCGCGGTTTTCAAAAGTGCATGGTTACGTATGAGAGGATTTGTTAAACGCGCAGGTGTTATCGTTGTCACCGCAGTTTTCATTCTTTCCATGATCAACTCTGTGGGTATCGATAACGGTCAGTTTACTTTCGGAAATGAGGATTCGCAGAACTCTGTTCTCTCCATTGCCGGTAAAGCGATATCCCCCGTTTTTAAACCGATGGGAATTAAAGAGGAAAACTGGCCGGCATCCGTTGCTCTGTTCACTGGTCTTTTCGCTAAAGAAGCAATCGTAGGTACTGTAAACTCTCTCTATTCCTCCATGGACTCTCCTTCTGCCGATCTGGACCCTGCAGCAGCGGTAGAAGAAGAAGGTGAACTCGATATCAGTGGAACAGTAAATGAAGCTTTCGGGACTGTGTGGGATGGTCTGGTCGGTGTAGTCACATCCGTGGATCTGCTCGGAATAGGCTTGATCGGTGAAGACAGCGCAGCCGTTTCCGAAGAAATCGGGGCTGATGTTTCAGTATACAAACATCTCGCGGCCAACTTCACTGTCTACTCCGCCTTCGCTTATCTGCTCTTTGTTTTGATGTACTTCCCCTGCCTTGCTGTAATCGGCGCCACCAGACAGGAAATGGGCGGATTTTATTCCGCAGTAATGGCCATGTACTGCACCGCTTTGGGCTGGTCTGTCGCAACTCTGTTCTACCAGATAGCGGAGGGTAAAAACCCCATCTATCTTGTACTCTCCGTCGCTATTCTTGGTGGGATATACGCGACACTTAAATATCTGGGAAACAAGGAAGTTGAGGAAGAACCTCAGCTCCGGCCTTTGAATCTGTAA
- a CDS encoding FeoA family protein, protein MTKGLNLSNILKDRSYSVLGFETETSDYAQKLRKMGFIEGTRINLAPIMISDPMIFEIRGSRIALRKNEADQIKVEEI, encoded by the coding sequence ATGACTAAAGGCTTAAATCTTTCCAACATCTTGAAGGATCGTTCTTATTCTGTCCTAGGTTTCGAGACAGAAACTTCTGACTACGCTCAAAAGCTGCGTAAAATGGGTTTTATCGAGGGCACCCGCATAAATCTTGCACCGATCATGATTTCTGATCCCATGATCTTTGAAATTAGAGGAAGCCGAATTGCCCTGCGTAAAAATGAAGCCGACCAGATCAAGGTGGAGGAAATATAA
- a CDS encoding MFS transporter, protein MNHYRGDGPMAGVDKSGEVAARSVQEYIDETPYWADGTIAPSSPMTVMQWRIWLLASAGKFFEGMVVFMTGVALPLIVREFNLGAMEKGMVSAATLLGILIGATALGGLADHYGRKKMFIVEMILFVVCLVALVFSLDFISLIIFLLGMGLALGCDYPTAHMVISESIPSNDRGRLVLSAFAFQAIGALAGTAIGYIVLYKAADISAWRYMYAAAIIPAILVVFGRFYIPDSCHWLASKGRIKEAEKALCSLLYREPNYPTVIKISQPVENNSGKDGDDCNGKYLELFNRKNIRATILASVPWFLQDIGTYGIGIFTPTILGSVIGAKAVHARNVADLIQNDLIAAKGAAFIDVLLLVGIIAAVLMADKVGRIKLQVAGFIGCAIGLFLASMSMTVDPDSATAMILLFSGFMLFSFMTNMGPNAITYLLAGEVFPTRIRGKGAGFAASFAKIGAVTTAFLFPVLFKDFGTGPILIFLVSCSLLGALITWLFRIETRGVNLERL, encoded by the coding sequence ATGAATCACTACCGGGGAGATGGCCCTATGGCAGGCGTTGATAAATCCGGCGAAGTCGCAGCTAGATCAGTACAGGAATATATTGATGAAACTCCTTATTGGGCTGACGGGACGATTGCGCCTTCCTCACCCATGACTGTCATGCAGTGGAGAATCTGGCTGCTGGCATCAGCAGGGAAATTCTTTGAAGGTATGGTCGTATTTATGACCGGGGTGGCCCTGCCTCTCATAGTCCGCGAATTCAATCTTGGTGCAATGGAGAAGGGGATGGTCAGCGCGGCAACCCTTTTAGGTATTTTGATAGGAGCAACTGCATTGGGTGGTCTTGCTGATCATTACGGGCGTAAAAAGATGTTTATAGTTGAGATGATTCTTTTTGTCGTTTGTCTAGTCGCCCTTGTATTCAGTTTGGATTTTATCTCACTGATAATTTTTCTTTTGGGAATGGGCTTGGCGCTTGGTTGTGACTATCCCACAGCTCATATGGTCATTTCCGAGTCAATTCCGAGCAATGACCGTGGTCGTTTGGTCCTTAGTGCTTTTGCATTTCAGGCTATCGGCGCCCTTGCCGGAACAGCAATCGGTTACATCGTCCTCTACAAGGCTGCTGACATTTCCGCATGGCGTTATATGTACGCTGCGGCAATTATTCCCGCAATTCTGGTTGTCTTCGGCAGATTTTATATTCCTGACAGTTGTCATTGGCTGGCTTCAAAGGGGCGTATCAAAGAGGCAGAAAAGGCCTTGTGTTCACTGCTTTACCGTGAACCGAATTATCCTACTGTGATTAAGATTTCCCAGCCGGTTGAGAATAATAGTGGTAAGGACGGGGATGATTGTAACGGAAAATATTTAGAACTTTTTAACCGTAAGAATATCCGCGCAACAATACTGGCTTCCGTTCCGTGGTTTTTGCAGGATATTGGTACTTACGGAATCGGTATATTTACCCCGACAATTTTGGGCTCAGTAATCGGGGCAAAGGCAGTCCATGCCCGCAATGTAGCGGATTTGATTCAGAATGACTTGATTGCCGCCAAGGGGGCTGCGTTTATTGATGTGCTTTTACTTGTCGGAATAATCGCTGCTGTTCTCATGGCAGATAAGGTTGGGCGTATTAAACTTCAGGTGGCTGGGTTCATCGGCTGCGCAATAGGACTCTTTCTCGCTTCCATGTCCATGACTGTTGATCCGGATTCGGCAACTGCCATGATTCTTCTTTTCAGCGGATTTATGCTTTTTAGCTTTATGACAAATATGGGCCCTAATGCGATAACATATCTTCTGGCCGGAGAAGTTTTTCCTACCAGAATCAGGGGAAAGGGAGCAGGATTTGCGGCTTCTTTTGCAAAAATAGGAGCGGTAACTACGGCTTTTCTTTTCCCGGTGTTGTTTAAGGACTTCGGTACCGGACCTATTTTGATTTTTCTGGTGAGCTGCTCACTGCTTGGAGCCTTAATTACATGGCTGTTCCGTATTGAAACCCGCGGGGTTAATCTGGAAAGGCTCTGA
- a CDS encoding type I restriction enzyme HsdR N-terminal domain-containing protein: MHETSMGGTLRDYLSGEEIEETTYEEFRQALAKLLVEELGYPKDSLKAKIDLCFDIDGEEMCRTIDLVIYDKAEQPIMMVMFCAGDVGSYEREAVCAGKLFQGGPVPYVVISDSMDAFLLDAISGKTLAHGMKSVPNYEDLIKMTADYKREPLPAEKRAKIERIFYTYTGFLQGTCCSESCSLPPKK; this comes from the coding sequence ATGCATGAAACAAGTATGGGTGGAACATTGCGTGACTATCTGAGTGGTGAAGAGATTGAAGAAACCACCTATGAGGAATTCCGTCAGGCTCTGGCAAAGCTGCTGGTTGAAGAGCTGGGTTATCCCAAGGATTCTTTGAAAGCTAAAATTGATCTATGTTTTGATATTGATGGTGAAGAGATGTGTCGTACCATCGATCTGGTGATCTATGATAAAGCCGAGCAGCCGATAATGATGGTTATGTTCTGCGCCGGGGATGTGGGCAGCTATGAACGTGAAGCTGTTTGCGCGGGCAAGCTTTTTCAGGGCGGACCGGTGCCATACGTTGTCATTTCCGATTCTATGGATGCGTTTTTACTTGATGCCATCTCCGGTAAGACTCTGGCTCACGGTATGAAATCCGTACCGAACTATGAAGATCTTATTAAAATGACCGCCGACTACAAAAGGGAACCTCTTCCTGCTGAAAAACGTGCGAAAATTGAAAGGATTTTTTATACTTACACCGGATTTTTGCAAGGCACCTGCTGTAGCGAATCGTGTTCGCTTCCACCTAAAAAATAG
- a CDS encoding acyltransferase, producing MSKSRVQVSTSNNDNISIRGDRNSLEFESSNQSDASIDIIGNDNTIKIHPSAQLGSVKIVLRGDHHRIFVGRDAQINAGILRLIHGGGLIAIGARTVIVEAELISFEVGTKLVIGEDCLISYGVHAWTGDAHSIVDATTGKRINPGKDITIANKVWIGYESVLLKGAKVGHGSILGARTVLSKEIPPQSLAVGNPAKVVKSNVTWTPEVFYEKGSNPLVKES from the coding sequence ATGAGTAAAAGTCGTGTTCAAGTGTCCACCAGCAACAATGACAATATAAGCATCCGCGGGGATAGAAATTCCCTCGAATTCGAAAGCTCAAATCAATCTGATGCAAGCATAGACATCATAGGAAATGATAATACTATTAAAATCCACCCCAGCGCTCAATTAGGATCAGTAAAAATCGTTCTGCGTGGTGATCATCATCGCATTTTTGTAGGTAGAGACGCTCAGATTAATGCAGGTATTTTACGCCTTATCCACGGAGGTGGGCTGATAGCGATAGGAGCAAGAACCGTAATAGTCGAAGCGGAGTTGATTTCATTTGAAGTCGGCACCAAGCTTGTTATCGGCGAGGATTGTCTCATAAGCTATGGCGTACATGCCTGGACTGGCGATGCCCACTCCATTGTTGATGCCACGACAGGAAAACGCATCAATCCCGGTAAGGATATAACCATCGCCAACAAGGTCTGGATTGGATATGAATCCGTGCTGTTAAAGGGAGCAAAGGTGGGTCACGGGTCAATACTTGGAGCACGGACCGTTCTCAGCAAAGAAATCCCGCCGCAGAGCCTTGCTGTCGGCAATCCCGCAAAGGTGGTTAAGAGCAACGTAACCTGGACTCCGGAGGTGTTCTACGAAAAAGGGAGCAATCCTCTGGTAAAAGAAAGCTGA
- a CDS encoding sodium:solute symporter family protein has product MVTKIVITCIYLGVIFYLGFKGWQSTKKSTDYMLAGRQMNPFIMAMSYGATFVSTSAIIGFGGAAGLFGFPLLWLTLATIVIGVLVAMVFFGKRTRRMGLALESHTFPELLGRRYDSKFIQGFAGGIIFLFIPVYAAAVLIGISRMMEISFGIPYDTALILISFILAGYVISGGMKAVMYTDAFQGLIMAAMMIILIISTYSMLGGVTQAHQALTDMVSMMPAKLQKGGMIGWTQGAEFGTPLWLVIYTTIVYGVGIGVLAQPQLAVRFMTVPSDRELNRAVLYGGIFIPLMTGVAFITGALSNAVFYKAVGKISIAVAGGNMDKIIPMYIEQMMPSWFSALFLLAMLAAGMSTLSSQYHVGGTALGRDFFERFVNVPADKSVKITKIGVGITLLAAILWAWVLPPSIIARATAFFFGLCAASFLPIYLLGLYWKGMTKKAAKISMVGGFSASMFWLLFVHAKEAKAIGLCKMLCGQDTLVSSAAKGSWIWLLQWVDPNVVALPVSMALAVGVALITPKMNREHLKLCWANI; this is encoded by the coding sequence ATGGTTACCAAGATCGTCATTACCTGTATCTACCTCGGGGTCATTTTCTATCTTGGCTTCAAGGGCTGGCAATCCACCAAAAAATCAACAGACTATATGCTCGCAGGCAGACAGATGAATCCGTTCATCATGGCCATGTCCTACGGTGCTACATTTGTTTCTACTTCAGCCATCATCGGCTTTGGAGGGGCGGCAGGACTCTTCGGATTTCCCCTGCTCTGGCTGACTCTCGCCACCATCGTCATCGGCGTACTCGTAGCCATGGTATTTTTCGGCAAACGCACCCGGCGCATGGGACTCGCTCTTGAAAGCCATACCTTCCCGGAACTTTTAGGCCGTCGTTACGATTCAAAATTCATTCAGGGTTTCGCAGGCGGAATAATTTTTCTGTTCATCCCGGTTTACGCTGCGGCGGTGCTGATCGGAATTTCTCGTATGATGGAAATTTCATTCGGCATACCATACGACACCGCCCTGATCCTGATCAGCTTCATTCTTGCCGGCTATGTTATTTCCGGCGGGATGAAAGCAGTCATGTACACTGATGCTTTTCAGGGACTTATCATGGCTGCCATGATGATTATCCTCATTATTTCCACCTACTCCATGCTCGGCGGCGTGACACAAGCTCATCAGGCATTAACTGATATGGTCAGCATGATGCCCGCCAAACTCCAGAAAGGAGGCATGATAGGCTGGACACAAGGAGCAGAATTCGGAACCCCGCTCTGGCTGGTAATCTATACCACCATCGTTTACGGCGTTGGAATCGGAGTGCTGGCTCAGCCGCAGCTTGCCGTGCGTTTCATGACTGTCCCTTCAGATCGAGAACTGAATCGCGCAGTACTTTACGGCGGAATATTCATCCCGCTCATGACCGGGGTAGCCTTCATTACCGGTGCCCTTTCCAACGCTGTTTTCTATAAGGCGGTAGGGAAAATTTCCATTGCCGTAGCGGGCGGAAACATGGACAAAATTATTCCCATGTACATCGAACAGATGATGCCTTCATGGTTCTCCGCTCTATTCCTGCTGGCAATGCTTGCCGCCGGGATGTCGACATTATCTTCCCAATATCATGTGGGAGGAACCGCTCTGGGCCGGGATTTCTTTGAAAGATTTGTAAATGTGCCCGCCGATAAATCCGTAAAGATCACCAAGATAGGCGTAGGGATCACGCTGCTGGCCGCGATCCTCTGGGCATGGGTACTCCCGCCGTCCATCATCGCCCGTGCGACCGCCTTTTTCTTCGGTCTTTGCGCCGCATCGTTTCTGCCTATCTATCTGCTGGGTCTTTACTGGAAAGGCATGACCAAGAAAGCTGCTAAAATCTCCATGGTCGGCGGATTCAGCGCATCCATGTTCTGGCTGCTTTTCGTGCACGCCAAGGAAGCAAAAGCTATCGGCCTCTGCAAAATGCTTTGCGGTCAGGACACACTAGTCTCATCAGCCGCCAAGGGCTCATGGATCTGGTTGCTGCAATGGGTAGACCCCAACGTGGTCGCCCTGCCCGTCTCCATGGCACTGGCTGTCGGTGTGGCTCTGATCACGCCTAAGATGAACAGGGAACATCTGAAGCTCTGCTGGGCAAATATATAA
- a CDS encoding symporter small accessory protein has protein sequence MMLGLGSVEIAAVFWLCLLSSLGCVAYGILNWNKKGKPDATALSVEVKGKGDE, from the coding sequence ATGATGTTAGGACTTGGAAGTGTGGAAATTGCGGCAGTCTTCTGGCTCTGCCTGCTCTCATCGCTTGGGTGCGTGGCTTACGGAATCCTGAACTGGAACAAGAAAGGTAAACCCGATGCCACAGCACTAAGTGTTGAAGTGAAAGGAAAAGGGGACGAGTAA
- the gdhA gene encoding NADP-specific glutamate dehydrogenase, translating to MEILELVKNRDPNEREFHQAVSEVVESIKPALDRNPEYRSAGIMERIVEPERVVMFRVPWTDDDGDVHVNRGFRIEMNSAIGPYKGGLRFHPSVNLGILKFLAFEQVFKNALTSLPMGGGKGGSDFDPKGKSDMEVMRFCQSFMLELSRHIGPNTDIPAGDIGVGAREIGYLFGMYKKVRNEFTGVLTGKGLNWGGSLIRPEATGYGSVYFSAEMLKAQGQTLEGKTALVSGSGNVAQFTMEKLLELGCTPVTFSDSSGYIYDEKGVDRDKLDYIMQLKNVRRGRVKEYAEKYSEAVYTPVDPDLDYNPLWDHKADCAFPSATQNEINGKDASNIVANGVKVVCEGANMPTTPDGVDIFLDAGLLYGPGKAANAGGVSVSGLEMSQNSMRINWPREEVDERLQHIMHNIHKSCMVTAEQHGTPFNYVNGANIAGFVKVAQAMLDQGIV from the coding sequence ATGGAAATTTTGGAACTGGTCAAAAACAGGGACCCTAATGAGCGAGAATTTCATCAAGCTGTAAGCGAGGTTGTAGAATCGATCAAGCCTGCTCTTGACCGCAATCCCGAGTATCGCAGTGCCGGGATTATGGAGAGAATTGTTGAGCCGGAACGGGTTGTGATGTTTCGCGTGCCTTGGACTGATGATGATGGTGATGTGCACGTCAACCGTGGATTTCGCATAGAAATGAACAGCGCGATAGGACCGTACAAAGGCGGGCTTCGTTTCCACCCCTCAGTTAATCTCGGAATTCTCAAATTTTTGGCTTTTGAACAGGTTTTTAAAAATGCATTAACCTCACTGCCCATGGGCGGTGGCAAGGGCGGGTCCGATTTTGATCCCAAGGGCAAGTCGGATATGGAAGTTATGCGCTTTTGCCAGAGCTTTATGCTGGAGCTTTCCCGGCATATCGGTCCTAATACCGACATCCCTGCCGGGGATATCGGTGTAGGTGCGAGAGAAATAGGTTATCTCTTCGGCATGTATAAGAAAGTCCGTAACGAGTTTACCGGAGTCTTGACAGGTAAAGGCCTGAACTGGGGCGGAAGCCTGATCAGACCCGAAGCCACAGGTTACGGCTCGGTCTATTTCTCCGCTGAGATGCTTAAGGCGCAGGGACAGACACTGGAAGGCAAAACCGCGCTTGTTTCCGGTTCAGGAAATGTTGCCCAGTTCACTATGGAGAAACTGCTTGAGCTGGGTTGTACCCCGGTCACTTTTTCAGATTCATCCGGATATATTTACGATGAAAAAGGTGTTGATCGCGATAAGCTTGATTACATCATGCAACTTAAGAACGTTCGTCGTGGCAGGGTAAAAGAGTACGCGGAAAAGTATTCCGAAGCGGTTTATACCCCGGTCGATCCTGATCTGGATTATAATCCGCTCTGGGATCATAAGGCTGACTGCGCTTTTCCTTCCGCCACCCAGAACGAAATTAACGGTAAGGATGCCTCAAATATTGTTGCCAACGGTGTAAAGGTGGTTTGCGAGGGAGCAAACATGCCGACAACCCCTGACGGTGTTGATATCTTTCTCGATGCAGGTCTGCTTTACGGACCGGGGAAGGCTGCCAATGCCGGGGGTGTTTCCGTGTCCGGACTCGAAATGAGTCAGAACAGTATGCGTATCAACTGGCCTCGTGAGGAAGTGGATGAGCGTTTGCAGCATATTATGCATAATATTCATAAATCATGCATGGTTACTGCGGAGCAACACGGAACCCCGTTCAATTATGTGAACGGTGCCAATATTGCGGGTTTCGTTAAGGTCGCACAGGCTATGCTTGATCAGGGAATTGTTTAG